Proteins encoded in a region of the Herpetosiphon gulosus genome:
- a CDS encoding tyrosine-type recombinase/integrase translates to MPRPDSEPIESLIDRWWSNPGADLTAATRTRYRGALCRLCRWFAAAERRSLLLADLHPISLAGYREALKQTEAVSTVNTHLSAIRTWCIWLVDQGYLATNPAQRLKLVKRTTPSAPKALSPAHVNALLRQAQFTRNPMRNTAILQVLIQTGMRISECAALCWHDIHYGERSGHALIRAGKGNTVRTVPLNESARCALASYVAPLLGVEPSLHTVARAWPLRQEGDPRRPLWTSERQRALSLREMSHMIHQLVRDTSARKLLPASTTPHSLRHTFATRYLARHPHDLVGLARLLGHRSITTTQIYLQPTAEQLAARVDQIDLNAYGNE, encoded by the coding sequence ATGCCACGACCGGACTCTGAACCAATTGAATCGCTGATCGATCGATGGTGGAGTAATCCTGGGGCTGATCTGACCGCCGCGACCCGCACGCGCTATCGTGGTGCGCTGTGCCGTCTTTGTCGGTGGTTTGCCGCCGCCGAGCGGCGGTCTTTGCTGCTGGCCGATCTGCATCCGATCAGCCTCGCGGGCTATCGTGAGGCACTTAAGCAGACCGAGGCGGTGAGCACGGTCAATACGCACCTCAGTGCCATCCGTACCTGGTGCATCTGGCTCGTTGATCAGGGCTATCTCGCGACGAACCCGGCCCAACGGCTGAAGCTCGTGAAGCGCACGACTCCATCGGCCCCGAAGGCACTGAGTCCAGCCCACGTCAATGCCCTGTTACGGCAGGCGCAATTCACCCGGAATCCCATGCGGAATACCGCCATTCTCCAAGTCCTGATTCAAACCGGCATGCGGATCAGTGAATGTGCGGCGTTGTGCTGGCACGATATCCACTACGGCGAGCGCAGTGGCCATGCACTGATTCGCGCAGGCAAGGGGAATACCGTGCGCACCGTCCCGCTCAATGAATCAGCACGGTGTGCACTCGCCAGCTATGTGGCACCGCTGCTTGGGGTGGAACCATCGCTGCACACGGTTGCGCGGGCATGGCCGCTGCGGCAGGAGGGTGATCCCCGCCGTCCCCTCTGGACAAGCGAGCGGCAGCGTGCACTGAGTCTGCGGGAGATGAGCCACATGATCCATCAACTCGTGCGCGATACATCCGCGCGGAAGCTGCTGCCAGCGAGCACCACACCGCATAGCCTGCGGCATACCTTTGCCACTCGCTACTTAGCCCGACACCCCCATGATCTTGTTGGGTTGGCTCGACTGCTGGGCCATCGTTCCATCACAACCACGCAAATCTATCTCCAACCGACCGCAGAACAACTTGCGGCACGCGTTGATCAGATCGATCTCAACGCCTATGGCAATGAATGA